One region of Poecile atricapillus isolate bPoeAtr1 chromosome 8, bPoeAtr1.hap1, whole genome shotgun sequence genomic DNA includes:
- the MLF1 gene encoding myeloid leukemia factor 1 isoform X2: protein MGAAVARHVRRRGGAKRGEEGSRGAGVAQSAAAAAMFGGLRRCFEDDPFFRDPFAAHHEHMRQMMRSFSEPFGRDPFLSLPDGEERPAERRAEQRRAEQRRAERRAQQDSQVAVRGTRRATSFSLMPFVGFGRGDADFGDPFSAMDRMMSNMRNNMLEMHRQFDDLSIQPNGHSFSSSSMMTYSKVGDGPPKVFQASAQTRTAPGGVKETRKAMKDSETGLEKIAIGHHIHDRAHVIKKSKNSKTGDEEMNQEFINLDESEADTFDEEWQNEIMKFRPCRSRGAVEAPRCRNGHYSPRQGGSRREKLLGAPGSRMPRDSLEALNVKGTQVPLKGSRK, encoded by the exons ATGGGAGCGGCCGTAGCACGTCACGTGCGCAGGAGGGGCGGGGCGAAGCGCGGTGAGGAGGGGTCGCGCGGGGCGGGGGTCGCGCAGAGCGCAGCGGCCGCCGCCATGTTCGGGGGGCTCCGGAGGTGCTTCGAGGACGATCCCTTCTTCAG GGATCCCTTTGCTGCCCACCATGAGCACATGAGGCAGATGATGAGGAGCTTCTCGGAGCCGTTTGGGCGGGATCCATTCCTGAGCCTCCCGGATGGAGAGGAGAGACCAGCGGAGAGGAGAGCGGAGCAGAGGAGAGCGgagcagaggagagcagagcgcagagcccagcaggactCCCAGGTGGCCGTCAGGGGCACTCGCAGG GCCACCAGCTTCTCCCTCATGCCCTTTGTAGGTTTTGGAAGAGGG GATGCAGATTTTGGGGATCCATTTTCTGCAATGGACAGGATGATGTCAAACATGAGGAACAACATGTTGGAAATGCACAGGCAATTT GATGACCTGTCCATCCAACCCAACGGACACAGTTTCAGCTCCTCCTCCATGATGACATATTCCAAAGTGGGGGATGGACCTCCCAAAGTTTTCCAAGCCTCGGCCCAGACCCGCACGGCTCCGGGAGGG GTTAAAGAGACAAGAAAAGCAATGAAGGATTCTGAAACTGGCCTGGAGAAAATAGCCATTGGTCACCACATTCACGATCGGGCTCATGTCATCAAAAAATCCAAGAACTCCAAGACTGGGGATGAGGAGATGAACCAAGAATTCATCAACCTGGATGAAT CTGAGGCTGACACCTTTGATGAGGAGTGGCAGAACGAGATCATGAAGTTCAGACCTTGCAgaagcagaggagctgtggaagCTCCAAGATGCAGAAATGGCCATTACAGTCCCAGACAAGGTGGATCAAGAAG agagaagcTACTTGGAGCTCCAGGATCCAGAATGCCCAGGGATTCCCTGGAGGCTCTCAATGTGAAAGGAACTCAAGTCCCCCTGAAGGGCTCCAGGAAATAA
- the MLF1 gene encoding myeloid leukemia factor 1 isoform X3, translated as MGAAVARHVRRRGGAKRGEEGSRGAGVAQSAAAAAMFGGLRRCFEDDPFFRDPFAAHHEHMRQMMRSFSEPFGRDPFLSLPDGEERPAERRAEQRRAEQRRAERRAQQDSQVAVRGTRRQDADFGDPFSAMDRMMSNMRNNMLEMHRQFDDLSIQPNGHSFSSSSMMTYSKVGDGPPKVFQASAQTRTAPGGVKETRKAMKDSETGLEKIAIGHHIHDRAHVIKKSKNSKTGDEEMNQEFINLDESEADTFDEEWQNEIMKFRPCRSRGAVEAPRCRNGHYSPRQGGSRREKLLGAPGSRMPRDSLEALNVKGTQVPLKGSRK; from the exons ATGGGAGCGGCCGTAGCACGTCACGTGCGCAGGAGGGGCGGGGCGAAGCGCGGTGAGGAGGGGTCGCGCGGGGCGGGGGTCGCGCAGAGCGCAGCGGCCGCCGCCATGTTCGGGGGGCTCCGGAGGTGCTTCGAGGACGATCCCTTCTTCAG GGATCCCTTTGCTGCCCACCATGAGCACATGAGGCAGATGATGAGGAGCTTCTCGGAGCCGTTTGGGCGGGATCCATTCCTGAGCCTCCCGGATGGAGAGGAGAGACCAGCGGAGAGGAGAGCGGAGCAGAGGAGAGCGgagcagaggagagcagagcgcagagcccagcaggactCCCAGGTGGCCGTCAGGGGCACTCGCAGG CAGGATGCAGATTTTGGGGATCCATTTTCTGCAATGGACAGGATGATGTCAAACATGAGGAACAACATGTTGGAAATGCACAGGCAATTT GATGACCTGTCCATCCAACCCAACGGACACAGTTTCAGCTCCTCCTCCATGATGACATATTCCAAAGTGGGGGATGGACCTCCCAAAGTTTTCCAAGCCTCGGCCCAGACCCGCACGGCTCCGGGAGGG GTTAAAGAGACAAGAAAAGCAATGAAGGATTCTGAAACTGGCCTGGAGAAAATAGCCATTGGTCACCACATTCACGATCGGGCTCATGTCATCAAAAAATCCAAGAACTCCAAGACTGGGGATGAGGAGATGAACCAAGAATTCATCAACCTGGATGAAT CTGAGGCTGACACCTTTGATGAGGAGTGGCAGAACGAGATCATGAAGTTCAGACCTTGCAgaagcagaggagctgtggaagCTCCAAGATGCAGAAATGGCCATTACAGTCCCAGACAAGGTGGATCAAGAAG agagaagcTACTTGGAGCTCCAGGATCCAGAATGCCCAGGGATTCCCTGGAGGCTCTCAATGTGAAAGGAACTCAAGTCCCCCTGAAGGGCTCCAGGAAATAA
- the MLF1 gene encoding myeloid leukemia factor 1 isoform X4 — protein sequence MGAAVARHVRRRGGAKRGEEGSRGAGVAQSAAAAAMFGGLRRCFEDDPFFRDPFAAHHEHMRQMMRSFSEPFGRDPFLSLPDGEERPAERRAEQRRAEQRRAERRAQQDSQVAVRGTRRDADFGDPFSAMDRMMSNMRNNMLEMHRQFDDLSIQPNGHSFSSSSMMTYSKVGDGPPKVFQASAQTRTAPGGVKETRKAMKDSETGLEKIAIGHHIHDRAHVIKKSKNSKTGDEEMNQEFINLDESEADTFDEEWQNEIMKFRPCRSRGAVEAPRCRNGHYSPRQGGSRREKLLGAPGSRMPRDSLEALNVKGTQVPLKGSRK from the exons ATGGGAGCGGCCGTAGCACGTCACGTGCGCAGGAGGGGCGGGGCGAAGCGCGGTGAGGAGGGGTCGCGCGGGGCGGGGGTCGCGCAGAGCGCAGCGGCCGCCGCCATGTTCGGGGGGCTCCGGAGGTGCTTCGAGGACGATCCCTTCTTCAG GGATCCCTTTGCTGCCCACCATGAGCACATGAGGCAGATGATGAGGAGCTTCTCGGAGCCGTTTGGGCGGGATCCATTCCTGAGCCTCCCGGATGGAGAGGAGAGACCAGCGGAGAGGAGAGCGGAGCAGAGGAGAGCGgagcagaggagagcagagcgcagagcccagcaggactCCCAGGTGGCCGTCAGGGGCACTCGCAGG GATGCAGATTTTGGGGATCCATTTTCTGCAATGGACAGGATGATGTCAAACATGAGGAACAACATGTTGGAAATGCACAGGCAATTT GATGACCTGTCCATCCAACCCAACGGACACAGTTTCAGCTCCTCCTCCATGATGACATATTCCAAAGTGGGGGATGGACCTCCCAAAGTTTTCCAAGCCTCGGCCCAGACCCGCACGGCTCCGGGAGGG GTTAAAGAGACAAGAAAAGCAATGAAGGATTCTGAAACTGGCCTGGAGAAAATAGCCATTGGTCACCACATTCACGATCGGGCTCATGTCATCAAAAAATCCAAGAACTCCAAGACTGGGGATGAGGAGATGAACCAAGAATTCATCAACCTGGATGAAT CTGAGGCTGACACCTTTGATGAGGAGTGGCAGAACGAGATCATGAAGTTCAGACCTTGCAgaagcagaggagctgtggaagCTCCAAGATGCAGAAATGGCCATTACAGTCCCAGACAAGGTGGATCAAGAAG agagaagcTACTTGGAGCTCCAGGATCCAGAATGCCCAGGGATTCCCTGGAGGCTCTCAATGTGAAAGGAACTCAAGTCCCCCTGAAGGGCTCCAGGAAATAA
- the MLF1 gene encoding myeloid leukemia factor 1 isoform X1, whose protein sequence is MGAAVARHVRRRGGAKRGEEGSRGAGVAQSAAAAAMFGGLRRCFEDDPFFRDPFAAHHEHMRQMMRSFSEPFGRDPFLSLPDGEERPAERRAEQRRAEQRRAERRAQQDSQVAVRGTRRATSFSLMPFVGFGRGQDADFGDPFSAMDRMMSNMRNNMLEMHRQFDDLSIQPNGHSFSSSSMMTYSKVGDGPPKVFQASAQTRTAPGGVKETRKAMKDSETGLEKIAIGHHIHDRAHVIKKSKNSKTGDEEMNQEFINLDESEADTFDEEWQNEIMKFRPCRSRGAVEAPRCRNGHYSPRQGGSRREKLLGAPGSRMPRDSLEALNVKGTQVPLKGSRK, encoded by the exons ATGGGAGCGGCCGTAGCACGTCACGTGCGCAGGAGGGGCGGGGCGAAGCGCGGTGAGGAGGGGTCGCGCGGGGCGGGGGTCGCGCAGAGCGCAGCGGCCGCCGCCATGTTCGGGGGGCTCCGGAGGTGCTTCGAGGACGATCCCTTCTTCAG GGATCCCTTTGCTGCCCACCATGAGCACATGAGGCAGATGATGAGGAGCTTCTCGGAGCCGTTTGGGCGGGATCCATTCCTGAGCCTCCCGGATGGAGAGGAGAGACCAGCGGAGAGGAGAGCGGAGCAGAGGAGAGCGgagcagaggagagcagagcgcagagcccagcaggactCCCAGGTGGCCGTCAGGGGCACTCGCAGG GCCACCAGCTTCTCCCTCATGCCCTTTGTAGGTTTTGGAAGAGGG CAGGATGCAGATTTTGGGGATCCATTTTCTGCAATGGACAGGATGATGTCAAACATGAGGAACAACATGTTGGAAATGCACAGGCAATTT GATGACCTGTCCATCCAACCCAACGGACACAGTTTCAGCTCCTCCTCCATGATGACATATTCCAAAGTGGGGGATGGACCTCCCAAAGTTTTCCAAGCCTCGGCCCAGACCCGCACGGCTCCGGGAGGG GTTAAAGAGACAAGAAAAGCAATGAAGGATTCTGAAACTGGCCTGGAGAAAATAGCCATTGGTCACCACATTCACGATCGGGCTCATGTCATCAAAAAATCCAAGAACTCCAAGACTGGGGATGAGGAGATGAACCAAGAATTCATCAACCTGGATGAAT CTGAGGCTGACACCTTTGATGAGGAGTGGCAGAACGAGATCATGAAGTTCAGACCTTGCAgaagcagaggagctgtggaagCTCCAAGATGCAGAAATGGCCATTACAGTCCCAGACAAGGTGGATCAAGAAG agagaagcTACTTGGAGCTCCAGGATCCAGAATGCCCAGGGATTCCCTGGAGGCTCTCAATGTGAAAGGAACTCAAGTCCCCCTGAAGGGCTCCAGGAAATAA
- the MLF1 gene encoding myeloid leukemia factor 1 isoform X5 produces the protein MRQMMRSFSEPFGRDPFLSLPDGEERPAERRAEQRRAEQRRAERRAQQDSQVAVRGTRRATSFSLMPFVGFGRGQDADFGDPFSAMDRMMSNMRNNMLEMHRQFDDLSIQPNGHSFSSSSMMTYSKVGDGPPKVFQASAQTRTAPGGVKETRKAMKDSETGLEKIAIGHHIHDRAHVIKKSKNSKTGDEEMNQEFINLDESEADTFDEEWQNEIMKFRPCRSRGAVEAPRCRNGHYSPRQGGSRREKLLGAPGSRMPRDSLEALNVKGTQVPLKGSRK, from the exons ATGAGGCAGATGATGAGGAGCTTCTCGGAGCCGTTTGGGCGGGATCCATTCCTGAGCCTCCCGGATGGAGAGGAGAGACCAGCGGAGAGGAGAGCGGAGCAGAGGAGAGCGgagcagaggagagcagagcgcagagcccagcaggactCCCAGGTGGCCGTCAGGGGCACTCGCAGG GCCACCAGCTTCTCCCTCATGCCCTTTGTAGGTTTTGGAAGAGGG CAGGATGCAGATTTTGGGGATCCATTTTCTGCAATGGACAGGATGATGTCAAACATGAGGAACAACATGTTGGAAATGCACAGGCAATTT GATGACCTGTCCATCCAACCCAACGGACACAGTTTCAGCTCCTCCTCCATGATGACATATTCCAAAGTGGGGGATGGACCTCCCAAAGTTTTCCAAGCCTCGGCCCAGACCCGCACGGCTCCGGGAGGG GTTAAAGAGACAAGAAAAGCAATGAAGGATTCTGAAACTGGCCTGGAGAAAATAGCCATTGGTCACCACATTCACGATCGGGCTCATGTCATCAAAAAATCCAAGAACTCCAAGACTGGGGATGAGGAGATGAACCAAGAATTCATCAACCTGGATGAAT CTGAGGCTGACACCTTTGATGAGGAGTGGCAGAACGAGATCATGAAGTTCAGACCTTGCAgaagcagaggagctgtggaagCTCCAAGATGCAGAAATGGCCATTACAGTCCCAGACAAGGTGGATCAAGAAG agagaagcTACTTGGAGCTCCAGGATCCAGAATGCCCAGGGATTCCCTGGAGGCTCTCAATGTGAAAGGAACTCAAGTCCCCCTGAAGGGCTCCAGGAAATAA